The segment ACGACGCGATCCACCGGGAGGGTCTGCCCGCTCAGACCGGTGAGGACTGCTGGGAGCCATCGCGCCCCGTCATGACTGACGAGAAGCGCTGTGACGGTCACCGGAGCACCCTAGCGAGGGGCTCCGCGCTCCATGAAACCGCCGGAGTGGTGCTGGCGACGGGCCGGACGCGCCGGCCCGGACCTCAGCCCGCGGCGCTCTTCTTCAGCTTGCGGCGCTCACGCTCGGACAGACCGCCCCAGATGCCGAAGCGCTCGTCGTTCATCAGCGCGGACTCCAAGCAGTCGTCGCGGACCTCGCACGTCAGGCAGACCTTCTTGGCCTCCCTGGTGGAGCCGCCCTTCTCGGGGAAGAACGCCTCGGGGTCCGTCTGCGCGCACAACGCGCGGTCCTGCCAACCGAACTCCTCGCCCTCGGGCTCGAGAAGAAACAGTTCTGCTCTCATGGCTGACGCCCTTTCGACCCTGTTTTCAGAACTGAACGAGACACTTGATCAACATAACGACACTGTGGGAATTACATGCCTGTCGTACCCCGCAAGTCAAGCCCGGATCTGATATGGCCATTCCTCTTCCGGCAGGCTGTTCCTATGCCATCATCCGCGCCCACGCTCCGCCGTATCACCGTCCTCTCGGGCGGGGTCGGCGGGGCCCGCTTCCTCCAGGGACTCCTCCACGGCCTCCGCACAGGTGTCGTGCCGGGCGGGTCCGCCGACACCGAGGTGACGGTCGTGGCCAACACCGCCGACGACTGGTGGATCCACGGCCTCAAGGTCTGCCCCGATCTCGACACCGTGATGTACACCCTCGGTGACGGCATCGACGTCGAGCGCGGCTGGGGTCGTCGCGACGAGACGTGGAGCGCCCGCACGGAGCTCGAGGCGTACGGCGTCGAGCCGACGTGGTTCGGCCTCGGGGACCGCGACATCGCGACCCACCTGGTCCGCACCCAGATGCTCGAGGCCGGCTACACGCTGTCGCAGGTCACCGAGGCGCTCTGCCGCCGCTGGCTCACGCCCGTGCACGGCGAGACCGTGCGACTCCTGCCGATGTCGGACGACCGGGTCGAGACCCACGTCGCCGTGGCCGACCCCGACAGCGCGAGCGGGCGGAGGGTGGTCCACTTCCAGGAGTACTGGGTGCGGCTGCGCGCAGCGGTGCCCGCCGAGACGGTGATCGCGGTCGGCCAGGACGCCGCGACGCCCGCGCCCGGCGTGCTCGAGGCCATCGGCGAGGCCGACCTCGTCGTGCTGCCGCCGTCCAACCCGGTGGTGTCGGTCGGCACCATCCTGGGGGTACCCGGCATCCGCGACGCCGTCCGCTCGACCCCCGCACCCGTCGTCGGCCTCTCCCCCATCGTCGGCTCCTCGCACGTGCACGGCATGGCGGCACAGATGCTGACGAGCATCGGCGTCGAGGTCAGCGCCGGCGCCGTCGGCGCCCACTACGGCGCACGCAGCGCGGGCGGCGTGCTCGACGGCTGGCTGGTCGACGAGCGCGACGCCGGGCAGCTGACCGGTCTGGAGCAGTCCGGGATCCGCGCCGCGGCCGTCCCCCTCATGATGTCCGGCCACGACGCCACCGCGGCGATGGCCGCGGCCGCCGTCTCGCTCGTCACCGACGGGCGCTCGTGAGCACCCGGCTCGAGGTGTGGGCGCCCGACGGGGTGCCCGAGGTCGTCGCCGGTGACGACCTGGCCGCGCTGGTGCTCGACTCCCTCCGGGGCGACCACGGTCTCGCCGACGGCGACGTGCTGTGCGTGACCAGCAAGGTGGTGAGCAAGGCCGAGGGACGGGTACGGGCGGGCGACCGCGACGCGGCCGTCGAGGAGGAGACGGTCCGCGTCGTCGCGCGCCGCGGGCCGGTGACCATCGTGCGCAACCGTCTCGGCCTCACCATGGCCGCCGCCGGGGTCGACGCCTCCAACGTGGCCACCGGGTCGGTCGTGCTCCTCCCCCTCGACCCCGACGCCTCGGCGCGAGCGCTGCGCCACGAGGTGCACCGACGCACCGGCGCCAACGTCGGGGTCGTGGTCACGGACACCTCGGGCCGCGCGTGGCGCGAGGGTCAGACCGACATCGCGATCGGGGCGGCCGGACTGCTCGTCGCCGAGGACTTCGCCGGCCGCACCGACCCCCACGGCAACGCCCTGGCCGTCACCCTCCCCGCCGTGGCCGACGAGATCGCCGGGGCGGCGGAGCTCGCGCAGGGCAAGCTGGGCGGGCGGCCGGTCGCCGTCGTCCGCGGGCGGGCCGACCTGGTGCTGCCGCCCGGCGAGGACGGCCCCGGCGCCAGGTCGCTGGTGCGCCCCGACGGGGGCGACCTCTTCGGCTGGGGCGCCCGCGAGGCCGTCGTACGCGCCCTGACCGGCGACGACGCGGACCGCGCCCCCTTCGGGGCGCCCGCCGTCGCGCACGAGCTGCACTCCGCGGTCGGCCGGGTGGTCGGTGCCGGGCAGGCGCTCTCGTCCGCGCTCCTGCTGACCTTCGACGACGACCCGGACCGCGTCGTCCTTCACCTGCCGGGCGACGCCGACCACGCTGCGGTGGCCGCCGTGTGCTTCGCGCACGGGTGGCGGATCCGCGGCTGGGAGCGGGCCGGAGACGACGTCGTGTGCGGCGTGTCACCTGCGACTACGTAGACTCTCCCACCGCGGACGCATCCGTCGCGCCCAGCAGCACCCTCCAGCAGTCGACCGAGAGACACCGAGCACCGTGGCCAAGCAGGCAAAGACCGACCGTCAGGCGGTCATCGACTCCATCCGCTCCCAGCAGTCCAAGCGCGAAAACCGGCGCGGGCTGGCGATCGTGGGCGTGTGCGTCCTCGTCGCCGCGCTGATCGTGGGCGCCGCGGCGTTCAAGCCGATCAAGGACTGGTGGGACCTGCGGGCCTACGCCTCGGACTCGCTCGGCGAGATCGGCGCGAAGGCCTCGGTCTGCCAGGACGTCACCACCAAGTCGGCCGAGGGCAGCCAGGACCACGTCGACGTCGGCACGCCGATGACCTACCCCGACGCCCCGCCGGCCTTCGGCCAGCACTGGAACATGTGGGACAGCATGGAGCGCAAGCTCTACACCGCCTCGGACCGCCCGGAGCTCGGCGAGCTCGTGCACAACCTCGAGCACGGCTTCACGATCCTCTGGTACGACGAGACCATCGCCGACGACTCCGACCAGATGGACGTCCTGCGCGGGATCGCCTCCAAGCTGCAGGGCACCGACAACCTGCGCGACAAGTTCAAGGCCGTGCCGTGGACCTCTGAAGACGGCAAGGACTTCCCCAAGGGCCAGCACGTCGCCCTGACGCACTGGTCGCTCGGCGGCGTCGGTGAGACCGACGCGTCCAAGCAGGTCGGCGTCTGGCAGTACTGCTCCGAGGTCAGCGGCTCCGCCCTGGAGACGTTCATGGAGGACTACCCCTACATGGACTCCCCCGAGCCCAACGCCGTCTGAGGGTCCCGATCCCGATGACCACGCCGGGCACGTCCGGCGCGTACAGCACCTTCGCCGAGGTGCTGGCGGCACAGCTGCGCCGCGACCCCGGACGTCCGCTCGTGACCTTCTACGACCACGCGACCGACGAGCGGGTCGAGCTGTCGGTGACGACGTACGCCAACTGGGTGGCGAAGGCGTCCGGCCTGCTGACCGAGGTCGCCGACCTCGAGCGCGGCATGTCGCTGCGCATCGACCTCCCGCCGCACTGGCTCTCGACGGTCTTCCTGGGCGCTGCGTGGACGGTCGGCCTGCGCGTCACGACCTCCGGCGACCCGGACGCCGTCGTGTGCGGACCCGACGGGCTCGACGCGTGGGCGCCCCGCGCCGGCTCGATCCCGGTGCTCGCGTGCAGCCTCCGCCCGCTGGGTGTGCGGTTCGCCGAGGCGCTCCCGGCCGGCGTGCTCGACGTGGGCGTGGAGATCTGGTCGCAGCCCGACGGCTTCACCGCGTGGGACCCGCCGACCGGTGACGACCTCGCCACCGACGACCTCACCCAGGCCCGGCTCTGGACGCACGACAGGACGGCCGCCGTCGGGAGTGGTCTCACCGACGGCGGCCGTCTTCTCTCGGTGGCCGACCCGGCTTCCCCACCAGGAATGGCCACCTTCACCGAGCCCCTCGGACGAGGCGGCTCGCTGGTCCTTGTCCGCAATCCCGACCCGGCTCGCCTCGACGACGTCCACGACGCCGAACGGGCGACTGCCCGGGCCTGATCGCTCTTCGCTGGGAGCCGGTCACCCGGCCAGGTCGAAGGCCCCCAGTCCCTCGCCCAGCACACGCGGGTGGGAGACGCCGGACTTGCGACCGGAGTAGACGTACGCCACCCCGCTCGCCCGGTCGCGGACGATGTAGTCGGCCGACCCCTTGAGCGTCATGGCCTGGACCCCGAGCACCCAGTCGAAGCCGGAGAG is part of the Nocardioides cavernae genome and harbors:
- the cofD gene encoding 2-phospho-L-lactate transferase; the encoded protein is MPSSAPTLRRITVLSGGVGGARFLQGLLHGLRTGVVPGGSADTEVTVVANTADDWWIHGLKVCPDLDTVMYTLGDGIDVERGWGRRDETWSARTELEAYGVEPTWFGLGDRDIATHLVRTQMLEAGYTLSQVTEALCRRWLTPVHGETVRLLPMSDDRVETHVAVADPDSASGRRVVHFQEYWVRLRAAVPAETVIAVGQDAATPAPGVLEAIGEADLVVLPPSNPVVSVGTILGVPGIRDAVRSTPAPVVGLSPIVGSSHVHGMAAQMLTSIGVEVSAGAVGAHYGARSAGGVLDGWLVDERDAGQLTGLEQSGIRAAAVPLMMSGHDATAAMAAAAVSLVTDGRS
- a CDS encoding TIGR03089 family protein, which produces MTTPGTSGAYSTFAEVLAAQLRRDPGRPLVTFYDHATDERVELSVTTYANWVAKASGLLTEVADLERGMSLRIDLPPHWLSTVFLGAAWTVGLRVTTSGDPDAVVCGPDGLDAWAPRAGSIPVLACSLRPLGVRFAEALPAGVLDVGVEIWSQPDGFTAWDPPTGDDLATDDLTQARLWTHDRTAAVGSGLTDGGRLLSVADPASPPGMATFTEPLGRGGSLVLVRNPDPARLDDVHDAERATARA
- a CDS encoding DUF3105 domain-containing protein yields the protein MAKQAKTDRQAVIDSIRSQQSKRENRRGLAIVGVCVLVAALIVGAAAFKPIKDWWDLRAYASDSLGEIGAKASVCQDVTTKSAEGSQDHVDVGTPMTYPDAPPAFGQHWNMWDSMERKLYTASDRPELGELVHNLEHGFTILWYDETIADDSDQMDVLRGIASKLQGTDNLRDKFKAVPWTSEDGKDFPKGQHVALTHWSLGGVGETDASKQVGVWQYCSEVSGSALETFMEDYPYMDSPEPNAV
- a CDS encoding WhiB family transcriptional regulator, encoding MRAELFLLEPEGEEFGWQDRALCAQTDPEAFFPEKGGSTREAKKVCLTCEVRDDCLESALMNDERFGIWGGLSERERRKLKKSAAG
- the cofE gene encoding coenzyme F420-0:L-glutamate ligase, whose product is MSTRLEVWAPDGVPEVVAGDDLAALVLDSLRGDHGLADGDVLCVTSKVVSKAEGRVRAGDRDAAVEEETVRVVARRGPVTIVRNRLGLTMAAAGVDASNVATGSVVLLPLDPDASARALRHEVHRRTGANVGVVVTDTSGRAWREGQTDIAIGAAGLLVAEDFAGRTDPHGNALAVTLPAVADEIAGAAELAQGKLGGRPVAVVRGRADLVLPPGEDGPGARSLVRPDGGDLFGWGAREAVVRALTGDDADRAPFGAPAVAHELHSAVGRVVGAGQALSSALLLTFDDDPDRVVLHLPGDADHAAVAAVCFAHGWRIRGWERAGDDVVCGVSPATT